A window of Candidatus Jettenia caeni contains these coding sequences:
- a CDS encoding aspartyl/glutamyl-tRNA amidotransferase subunit A: protein MKIREASLKLLEFNSLQIKEKIVSRELHSADIVRHLFERIKDLEPDVQAYITTTEEDALKKAIEIDKKIENNQQVGLLAGIPIAIKDNICTKNVPTTCASKILKDFMPPYDAFVTKRLKEEDAIIIGKTNLDEFAMGSSTENSRYKITRNPWNVDYVPGGSSGGSAAAVAADMAFMALGSDTGGSVRQPAALCGIVGVKPTYGRVSRYGLVAFGSSLDQIGTLTKNVKDAAVLLQVIAGYDPRDSTSLQVPVPDYLDTINSGVNGLRIGIPKEYFTEGLHSDVNKAIKDALKIYEKLGANIVYLSLPHTEYAVAVYYIVANAEASSNLARYDGVRYGHRTNNARGIIDMYSRTRSEGFGSEVKRRIMLGNYALSSGYYDAYYLKASKVRTLIKNDFDNAFEKIDCIICPTSPVPGFKVGERANNPLQMYLSDIYTIPANLAGIPGISIPCGFSSDGLPIGMQILGKHFEEKRLLQIAYAFEQETDFHVKKPALRVPSRQR, encoded by the coding sequence TTGAAACTTCTAGAATTCAACTCGTTACAAATAAAGGAAAAAATAGTATCCAGAGAATTGCATTCTGCAGATATTGTTAGACATCTATTTGAACGGATAAAAGACCTTGAGCCTGATGTTCAAGCATATATAACTACTACCGAAGAAGATGCTTTAAAAAAAGCAATAGAAATAGATAAGAAGATAGAAAATAATCAGCAGGTAGGCTTGCTTGCAGGTATTCCCATCGCAATTAAAGATAATATTTGTACAAAAAACGTACCCACTACCTGTGCCTCAAAAATTCTTAAAGATTTCATGCCTCCCTATGATGCCTTTGTTACGAAACGTCTAAAGGAAGAAGATGCCATAATTATTGGTAAGACGAATTTAGACGAATTTGCAATGGGATCATCCACAGAAAATTCTCGTTATAAGATAACACGTAATCCATGGAATGTAGACTATGTTCCTGGTGGGTCTAGTGGCGGATCTGCCGCTGCCGTAGCAGCAGATATGGCATTTATGGCCTTAGGATCTGATACAGGCGGTTCTGTCAGGCAGCCCGCTGCCCTATGTGGTATTGTGGGTGTAAAGCCAACCTATGGCAGGGTATCACGGTACGGTTTGGTTGCCTTTGGATCTTCTTTGGATCAGATCGGTACATTGACAAAGAATGTTAAAGATGCTGCGGTTCTGCTGCAGGTAATTGCAGGTTATGATCCCCGTGATTCAACTTCTCTTCAAGTTCCTGTTCCTGATTATTTAGATACTATTAATTCTGGTGTTAATGGCTTACGGATAGGTATTCCTAAGGAATACTTTACTGAAGGATTACATTCAGACGTTAATAAGGCAATAAAAGATGCCTTGAAGATATATGAGAAGCTCGGCGCAAATATTGTTTACCTGTCGCTGCCACACACTGAGTACGCTGTTGCAGTATATTATATCGTTGCAAATGCAGAGGCAAGTTCTAATTTAGCTAGGTATGATGGAGTCAGGTACGGCCACAGAACAAACAATGCACGTGGAATAATAGATATGTATAGCCGTACACGATCTGAAGGATTTGGCAGTGAAGTCAAGCGCCGCATTATGTTAGGAAATTACGCATTAAGTTCCGGATATTACGATGCATATTATTTGAAGGCATCGAAAGTAAGAACTTTGATAAAAAACGATTTTGATAATGCCTTTGAAAAAATTGATTGTATAATTTGCCCTACCTCTCCTGTGCCTGGCTTTAAAGTCGGTGAGCGTGCTAATAATCCCTTACAAATGTATCTCTCAGATATTTATACTATCCCGGCAAATCTTGCAGGTATCCCAGGAATTTCCATTCCTTGTGGATTTTCAAGTGATGGTTTACCCATTGGAATGCAGATTCTCGGAAAGCATTTTGAAGAAAAAAGATTACTACAGATTGCGTATGCCTTTGAGCAGGAAACGGATTTTCATGTGAAGAAACCTGCATTGAGAGTTCCATCAAGACAAAGATAA